The stretch of DNA AGACATTAATTGCCGCCCTTTCCACGCCACACAAAAGCGAAGAAACCAAACCGGCGCCAATTTTGGAAAAGACCCCGTAACGACTGTTCCTGTCTGGGGTTGATGGGGACGATGAAGCGAGTTGGACTATCGTACAAATCTGAGAGGGGAGTTGCTGATGTTTCTACCTGGCCCGATGGAACTGCTGATCATCGCCGCGATTTTCTTGATGCTCATCGGCGTGCCGTTGCTCATCGCTGTGCTGGTGATTTATCTGGTCAAAAGCACGAAACCGCCGGGGGGCGACGATCGGCACGGCTAGCTCGCCCCCCGGCATAGCCGGGGGGCTAATGGAAACTGGGGCTAATGTCGGTGAACTACCACTCCTTGCCATCGGCGCGGGTGCCGCAGAGGGCGACTTCGATTCCCAGTTCGGCGGCCATTGAGGCTTTGGCGAGTAATGCTTTGTCGGCATCGGCGGCCGACTTGGCGTAGGCGACTTGGATGTGGTTCGATTTGTGACGGGCCATCATTTGATCGCGCGACGTTCCGTAGGTGACGGCGTGCATGATCGGCCATTGAGGGGTGGTTTCGTTCCAGCGTCGCTCGGTTTCTTTTTTGGATAGCTTCACCACGCCGCCGCGGCCGAGGTCCATTTTCAGGCGATCGTCTTCGACATAAATCCGCGACCAGATGATTTCACCCGGTTTGGAAATGCCTCGCAGCGTGCTGCCGCCGGCGGGGAAGTACATGGGGACTTGCCGCAGGCCGTCGGCCCCTTTCCATCCACCGATGAAATGCGCCGGCGGGGCGGCGCCGCTGATGAGCAGCACCCAGATGTAGTCATCCACTTTGCCCGTAGCATCGTGATCGCCCCAACGAATGTCGTGCAGCGTGTTTTCGACCGGTTGGCCCATCGCTTTGTGGACGCGATAGGTAATCAAGCTGTCCAGGCCGGCGCACTCGTCAACTTCGTTGAAGTGCGGGATCGCTTCGCCAGCGTACAGTTCGCGTTTGCCATCGCGACTGGTGACGGGCGGGCGGTCCTGGTTGTTGAGGGTCCCTTCGACCAAGTCGCTGGCCGGGAGCAGGTCTTTGAGTCCCTGTTGGTATTGAATCCCGATGCAGTCGCAGCCAAAGTCATCGGCAATCCGCACCGCAGCGATGTACATTTGGCATTGCTTGTGAATTTGATCATCGGTGAGATCGGTTTCGTGGGTGGGTCCGGTGTGGAAGGTCATGCCTTTGTCTTCCATCCACTTGCGGACTGCTTTGGCTTCGGCGTCTTTGACTTGCGTCGATTCATGGTACAGCGCCGACTGGCTGAGGCGTTCTTTGTAGAGGCCGGTCGGGTTGAGGAGATGGTCGGGAATGATCGCATTGAACATGCCCATGCAGCCTTCGTCGAAGACACCCATGATGGCTTTTTCGGATTGCATCTGGGCGGCCAGCGACTCGCCGAGTTTGCGTTCCTTGCCTGAGATTTTCACCCGCTTGAGCGGTTTGACATGTTTGGTCGCGTGCCTGCACGTGCCGTTCGTCAGCCATTTCTTGAGGCGAGTCGTGAAATATTTATCGGTGAAATCCTCGCTCCAGAGTGTGGAATACTCTACACCCGCTTTGGTGAGCGAGCCGTTAAGATTCAGCATGCCGACCAAACCGGGCCAGGTCCCCGACCAGTTGGCAACGGTCAGAATCGGGCCTTGATGCGTGGCCAACCCCGAAAGGACGTGATGCGAGTACTGCCAAACCGCTTCGGCCACGATCAACGGAGCGTGCGGATCGATGTTTTCAAAAACCTGCATGCCTTGTTTTTGCGAGCCGATGAAGCCGTGCTTTTCGGTTTCGTCATAAGGATGCGCGCGAACGATTTCATAACCGGCCGCTTCGACCGCTTGGGTCAGTGCAGCTTCCATTTGCTCTTGCGCTTCCCAGCAGTTTTGGTTTGCGGAAAGCCGCAAGTCGCCACTGGCGATCAATTGAACTTGGTTCTTTTTGAGTTTTGGTTTTTTGGTCGGTTTAGAAATTGTATAGGCGGCCATCGTCGGTGTGTCCTAATTTGTAGTTTGCAAATGTGATCAATAGCAAAAGGAATTCAAAAATGTGCCGTCATCGGCCCGCTTATGAAATCAGAGAGCCCCTATTCTCGGGTGCCACTGCTGGCTTGTCCAGCATTGTTGATGCAGGTCGTGCCGTTTGCACTGGCGGACGAGCCGCCAGTGGCACCCACTCCAATGGGGTATTAGAGGTTTTCGGCAACGAGCACATCGGCCAGTTTGCGGTAACGTTGATAGATGTTTTCATAGGCTGCTTGTGCATCCGCTTCTGGTTCGACAATTTTCGCCGCACGACTCGGATCATCCGCACGCGGACCGGCCATAGCGGCGATGGCGTCGGCGGTGGTGGCAAAGTGTTTTCGATCGGTGTCGGCGGCCAAGACGCCGAGAATCGCCGCCCCGAGTGCGGGGCCTTGTTTTGAGGGATGCACTGTGATCGGCAACCCCAGGACGTCGGCGTAGATTTGTACCAACAATGGATTGTGGTGCGGAAGTCCTCCGGTGGCAACGATGCAGGTGACCGGCACGCCGTTTTCTCGCAGCAGGTCAACGATCCAACGCACGCCAAAGGCGGAGCCTTCCATCAAGGCGCGGTACATGTGCCCTGCCCCGTGGTTCATGGTTAATCCGACGAACGCGCCGCGCAGTCCCCCATCCATCAGCGGCGTGCGGCAACCGTTGAACCAATCCATACAGAGCACGCCCTCAGCACCCGGCGGCATCGTTGCGGCCTGAGCGGTGAGTTGATCAAAGTTGTCGTGGCCGGTCGTGCGCCGCAGCCAATCGAAGGCGTCTCCCACAGCGGCCTGTCCGGTTTCGTAACCGAAAAAGCCAGGAAGGATTCCCCCTTCGACGATCCCCGCAACGCCGGGGACGTTTTGTTCAGCATCGGCATTGAGCATGTGGCAACTGCTGGTTCCCATGACCATCACCAACGTGCCTGCTCCAGCAGCGCCGGCGCCGGGGACACCGGCGTGTGCATCGATCGTGGCGGCGCTGACGGGGATTCCGGCGGGGAGTCCGAATTTCTCTGCGATCGATGCACAGAGGGTGCCGGCCGCTTCGCCCGGCGCGAGGAATTGTCCTGGCATTTTCTCGGCGACAACGTTTTCTAGTTTAGGATGCAATGCGGCAAAGAATTCACGGGAGGGGAAACCATCGTGGCTATGCCACATGCCCTTATAACCCGCTTGGCAGGTGGAACGAGGCAGTTTGTCGGCGGGACTATCAACCAGTTGCCAGACATACCAGTCCCCTGCTTCGAGCCAGACTTCGGTCGCTTCGTAAACGGCGGGCGCCTCTTCGAGGGTTTCGAGCATTTTGGGAAAGAACCACTCCAGGCCGATGATGCCGCCGTAGCGAGCTAGCCAAGGTTCGTTGCGGGCGCGGGCCAGTTCGTTGATTTTCTCGGTTTGCGTTTTCGCGCCGTGATGTTTCCACAGTTTGGGCCAAGCAAATTTTTCAGCAGCCCACTGCGGCACGAGACACAGCGGCGTGCCGTCGCTCAGCGCGGGGAGCATGGTGCAACTGGTGAAATCGACACCGATGCCGATGATTTCGTCGCCGGTCAACCCAGCTGCGGCCACAGCATCGCGAACTGCTTGAGCGGAGGCTTCGATCCAGTCGCTGGGATGCTGAAAGGCAAAATCGGCGGGGAGTTTTTCATCCGTGCCGGGCAAGGTCTCGGTAATTTGTCCGTGCTCATAAGGCACGACAGCCGAGGCGAGTTCGTTGCCGTTCAGATCGGTCAACAAGGCCCGGACCGATTCGGTACCAAAGTCGAGTCCGAGTGCAACATGTGCCGGTTGATTCATGGGGTGGCTCCGCTGAGATTTGTCGATCATTGACGAGAGGTGTTATAAAATAAAGTCTCGCGCAGAGACGCTGAGGCGCAGAGAAAAAAGTTGGTGGAAAAACGGGGTTCCGAAAAGTTGCCAGGATAGCGTAAAACGGCGGTGACTGCGAATGGTGGCGGGGGAATTTTGTGGAGGTTGGGAGGTTGTCTCCGCAGTCTTGGCTGAAGTTGGTACACTGCGGGGGCGTGAACCGGTGGGCCGTCGGATGCGTTACGGTATTAGCGGCCCGAACGGGCTGTTTTCGAGTTATTTTTGGGTTGGAGCAATCGCCTCGCAAGGACGTTTGTTGTGGGATATTTTTTCAGATACTTGTTTAAACTACCGCCGGCAAGGGCGGCCGTTCGATTTCTGTTGGGCGTGATCGCAATCCCGACATTTCGGCTATTTTTGCGCAAGGTCGTGCGTCTACAGGATTTGGACGCTGAACTTGAAAAAGATTTAGAGCAATGGTTTCGTGCCTCGCTGGTTCTGTTGGCCGTGACAGCCAACATGGAACATTTGATGTTTGACTGGATCACGGGTGAGCATACAAGGATTGACCTGGATTGGTTGGTGCTTGGCGGACGGATTTTGATCGCGGTCGGTGTGATTGAAACGATGCCGGATCAGGAGTTGTTTGCAATTATTTATCCTGGTCCGCCGCACCTGAAGTTTCGTCGCGGGCAAATCCTGAGCACAGTGAAAGAACATTGGCGGCCCTACATCAGAGGTTTGATTTGCCAACACATCAATCGCTCATCGCCGGTCTTTGCGATTATGTCGGCAATTTTTTCTGGCCCCGCGGGTTGGGTGTTTTACGTACTTGCGATTATTCAATATTTGATTATTGGACTGGTCACATCCCGCGACCATGCAATGAGCGTGCTCAGTGAGTTTGACAAACAGGTCACGAACCGACGGCGGGAGTTGATTGAAGAGTTTCACCTGGACGAGTCAGACACGCAGGTTGCACCGCCCGAAGAACAAACGACCGCGGAAGAGGCCCCGCCCCCCGATGGCACCGCTTCCGACAAAACGGCACAACAACCGGCGCCTGAACCGACGCGAGATTCGTCGCCATAGCCGGTTGGAAGCAATCGGGAGATGTTTGGCCAACGGCCAAATGACATCATAGCCTAGGGCATTCGCCCTAGGTATTTGCGTTGGCAACAATTTTGTCATTGGCCAACGGCCAATTTCACGCTTTCGGCACGTGCGCAACGCATATGAATTTGGCCTTCAGCCAAAAATCATTGTTGCCATAATAATACCAGGGGCGTTGCCCCTGGCTAAGGTGGGGATTGGCCGTTGGCCAATCTTGTGTGGGGCGCTCGTGGTGTGCTCGTGGGGTGCTCGTGGGGTGCGGTTGGGGCGGTGCTGGTTGATCACGTCCTTTTTGGTGGGCGCTGCTGCGGGATGCTATGGTCGACTTGCTTGCTTCTCTTATTGGCAACGTGGGAATTGCGGCTTCTTGCGGGCTTCGCCCGCCCCGATAGCAGAGCTATCGCGGCCACCCTGTGGATGGTTCTGGCCGGTTTACTCGTAGTAATACCCCAGGCTGCGGGTCATGCCGCGCATTGTGTCGGCGGTCTCTTCGAGTTCTAGGTCGTTGGCTTGGTAGAGGACCAGGGCGGAGAATAGGTCGGTTTGGAAGGTGCGGACCCATGCGCTGTTGTAGACCTCCATCGCCCGGAATTCGAGGTCCCAGGCGACGGCATTCTCGTCGCAGATGTTGTCGTCACCTTCGTAGATGTCGAGGTCGTCGTATTCCTGCCGGAAGGCGTCGAGGGCGGCTTCGGCGATTTTTTCAGGATCGGGCCGGTCGAAAAATACGGTCAACAGCCAAAACGAGGTTTCCGGACTTTGCACCGTGATCGCGACTTCCTGGGCGTCTTGTTGTTCGGTGATTTCCCAATCGTCGGGATATTCAAAACTAACACCGTGTGACTGATAGGTCTCGACCATGAGGGAATTCTCCACGAAAGCACGACTGCAAATGTCAATTCTGGGGGGCAATTCCCAAACGTTAGACGGGACGGCGGCGGAAATCAATACTCGACGTTCGTGAGATCCGTGGCGGGTGGATGAGGCAGGCAGTGCACCGCTTCGGCAGCCGCATCGAGTAACTGGACAGCTTCGAGCGCGGGTGCCTGAAGTGCGGCAGCGGTTTCATCGTCGAGTCGTTGTGGCGTCCCGCCTTGAAAGACGTTGGTCACAGCACCGGGACTGGTCCGCAACACACCGCCCAGATACCGACCGGCCATCACGAACAGCCGCACATCCCAAAAGTTGCCGTCGCGAAGTTGCGGGATGATCCGCTCGGACAGCAGATGATTCCCAAAAAACGACTGTGGCGGATCGTGCGGATCGGCGACTTGTACGCCATGCCCACCAAAACCAACGCGAGGTTTGATCACATACCCGCGTTCAAATAGATTGGGATGTGCACTGAGGATCGCGGCTGCCTCACTGGGAGTTTCCACCGCAAAACTGCGCGGGACACGAAAGCTGGTTGCCGACTTCAGCGCGGTATAACAGTCGAGTTTGTCGCGGACAGCGACCCAGGCGGCGTTGGGATTGATCACGCGGACGCCGCTGCGCTCATACGACCACGGTAGGTCGTACCACCAGCGGAAAATGCTCCCGGGTCGTACACGATTCCCTTTGCGGGTCAGTAACTCATGGGAATCTTGCTGGTTGTCCTCCACGTGGCAAATGACCAGCTCTCGGTCGAGGTGCAAACGCAGGTGCCCGGCAATCCAACAGGCGTCTTCGTCGGCGTCGGGCAAGGGATCGTTCCGCCGCCACATCAGGCAGGTGGGGCCGTCGGCTGCGTTTAAGACCTCGGCGGTATGTCGAAACGGCATATCGTTTTTGTAGAGCAACAGGTATTCCCACAGCATGTGCGAACAACGATTGGCCTCCAATAAGACCGGTGTGCCGTCGGCATCGAACATGAAGTCCAACCCGGCCCACTGGTAATGCTGCACTGGGACGGAAGCGAAATTAGGCATCGGCGTACACCGTCGGATCGTCAATACCTGCCGCCATGAATGCCTGCTGCCGGCTGCCACATTTGATGCAGCGTCCGCAATGCTGATTGTCCCGAGGATCGACACAGGAGAAACTGTGCGCCAGCGTGTCGCGATCGGTTTCGCGGATGACGTCGGTCTTGGTCATTTGGATATAGGGGGTGAGAATTTCAATCGGACGACCTGCTTCGAGGCTGAGCAGTTCCTGCGCGCTGTCAAAGTATGCGCGGCTACCATCGCGAAAGGAGTTGTCGGCGGTGGTGCCGAGCGCGCATTGAAAGTCCGGCAAATGTGCGACTTTAGGGAGTGCAAAACTCAAAAGCATGAGATTGCGTAGAGGGATTTCCAAATCGTGGCTTCTAGCTCCCGCACGGGGGATGTTGTTTCCGGTGACGGCCCAATGATTGTCGAGCCAACCGGCGAGGGGAATCTGAAATTGAATGAGCGGGTCCAAGTTGTCTGATGCGTGTGCCTGGCATAATTGTTGAACGAAGAGCGTCTCGACGTCATCCCAAATCAAGCCGCAATGCACGTGCACGGGAACAACGCGTCGCTGCTGGCTGAGAAATCGGCTGACCAACGACGTGCTTTCGACACCGCCGCCAAGCAGTACAACGATCGGACATTCCAGGGTGTTTGACATCGCGGGTGTGGGGTGGTGTGCGCAATGGTGTGGGGTGAAACCGGTGTGGACGCGGCGGGATGTTATTTGCCTTCGGCGGCCCAACGTTTCATTTGTTGGATGTTGTCCTGCAATTCTTGAAGATCTTCGATCGATCCGCGGCGCCGCCGAGTATCGAGGTACAGCTCCATGTCGCTGTCGTACATGGCTTCGGATTCGGGATTCCGGCCGTGGTCGTTGGTGCGGACAATCCAATCGTCGAGGCGGTTTCGCATGTCGGCCAATGGCGTGGCGAATTTGGCGTCGCCGGCAAGATTGTGAATTTCGTGCGGATCATTTTCGAGATCGTACAATTCTTCCGGCGGTCGGGTGGGAGCGAACAGTTGTTTTTGGATGTCGTTCAACTCACCAGCAGCAAAGGCGCGCCGCAGATCGATGAGGATTGATTTGTGGTCTTTATAGGCGCACGGCTGGAGGTGCGGTCGTTGTGGCAAATAATTGCGGATGTATTTGAAACGATCCGTCCGCACGCATCGCAGATGTTCGACCGTTTCGTCGCAGCGATCACGGGCGGCAAAGATCGCTTCACGGGGTTGATAGTCCTCGGCAAGTACATCCTGCGCCTGCATGGTTTCGGGGAGCGGAATTCCCGCTGCTGCAAGGGATATGGCCGCCATGTCGATGTGTTCGATCAAGTCCTCCCGAATGGTTCCCGCTGCGATCCCCGGGCCGCGGAGGATGAACGGAACGTGAATTCCTTCTTCGTACAAAAACTGTTTGCCGCGGGCGTGGCTGATGCCGTGGTCGGTCATGAACAGCACGAGTGTTTGGTCAAGGACGCCTTCCTCCTTGAGCCGCGCGATGATCTCCCCGACAACGCGGTCCGTTTCGAGGACGGAATCCAAATAGGCGGCCCAATCTTCGCGCTGCACCGGTGTGTCGGGGTAATAGGGAGGAAGTTTTACGTCAGCAGGGTCCGTTTTGCTTCCAAACTTTTGCTTTGCCTTTTGAGCAAATTTTTGCGCCGACTGCCGCGTACCGCCGCGGAGTTTTCCACCGGGGAGTTGGATCTGAGCAAAGAAGGGCTGCCCCGGTTTGCGGTTGGCCCAATCGGAACCGTCGTACATCGATCGATCCCACTCGAAATTGTAGTCGGTTTTGCCGAGTCGATTGGGACGGATCGGCCATCCGCTGATGGTCGTGTAATAGCCGGCGCGTTGGAACAACAGCGGAATCGGTTCGACGCCGGGCGGGAGGTGAATTTTTTCTTCGCCACGTCCACTGCGATGATGGTGCGCTCCAATCGCTGTTTGGTACATGCCGGTGATAAAGGCCGAACGACACGTGGAACAGACCGGAGCAGTCACAAATGCGCGGTTAAACTGCACGCCCTCCCGGGCGAGTTGATCAACATGTGGTGTTTCGATCAACGTTTCTCCGTAACAGGAAAAGTTGGCCGACATGTCGTCGACAACGATCCAGAGAATATTGGGCCGCGCGGGGGCAGGATCGGCGGCCTTCGTCATGGAGGGGGATGCGAAGACGAGGGTAGCGAGGAATAGTAAGACTGATGTCCAGCGAATGGTGTTTGCGTTGTTCATGCTGGTGGGCGCCTGATGGTGGTGTGAAAACCCTCACCCCGGCCCTCTCCCAGAGGGAGAGGGGGTCGCCGAGTGGTGGGTGGTGAGATTTAGGTTGGTGGTTACGATTTTTAGGCTGGCCGTTGGTTTACAGTATAAACGTGGATTGATTTGATCAATAGCGTGGCCCCAGGGAATAAACGGCATGCATGGAGGATCTTACCATTGTGCGATCTCGCGAATTCTTTCATGGACGTTTTGAAAGGGCGCTCTCCATGGTTAGACCTTGTGCGATGTGGTGTCTGCTTCTGTTGACCGGTTGCGGTGCAGCAGAGGGAATCGATAAGAAACCAGCGGTCGCCGTTGCACCTGCGCGCGGCGATAAGGTGGCGGCTGACGAGGGGGACTTGGCTCAAAGGGGGCAACTTGAACGCAAGATCATCTACCGCGCTGACATGGATATCGTCGTTGAAGATTTCTCCGGTGTACCCGCACAGGTGCAGGCGATCATCCGCCGCCTCGATGCATTTGTTGCAGATGCTCAAGTATCAGGCACTGCCAACGTGCCGCGTCACGCGTATTGGACAATCCGCATTCCGGCGGAGAAGTTCGAGGAGTTTCTCGTTGCGAGTCGACTCTTGGGAGAAGTTCGTAGCGAAAGCCAAACGGCCCAGGACGTCAGCGAAAAATTCTATGACCTGCAGGCACGGCTGGCCAATCAGCAACAAGAAGAACAGCGACTCAAGGAATTACTCGATCAGCACAGCGGCAAGTTGGAGGAAATCTTGGCCGTGGAACGCGAGATCTCAAGGGTTCGGGGGGAAGTGGAACAACTGCAAGGTCAACTCCGCGTTCTATCGGATCTGACAGCCTATTCGACGGTCACACTTCGATTCGAAGAGATCAGCAATTACGCACCTGTGCAATCGGCATCGTTTACGACACGCATCGAACGCACATGGTCATCGTCGATTGAATCGTTTAGCGAATTGGCGCAATCGATCGTGTTGGCCGTGGTCTTCGTCGCTCCTTGGATTTGCGTCCTGGCTATTCCGTTGGTGGCAATTACTGTCTTTCTAAAGTGGATTCGACGCAAACCGGTTTCGATGTAACGACTGTTCGAGAACCGTTTTTAGTGATTATTGGGCCCTAGCAGTGTTCAGTGGCAGATAGGCTAGGTCGATCTGCTTAGCAGCGTGGCGGTGGGTCTGGCGTTTGAACAAACTTGGTGCGTCGTTCGGTTTGCTCCGCTGCTGGGTGGGGAGGCAAAGTTTTCCCAGACCACCAATCCGGCTGAAACTCGCTGCTGCGGCGATTTGATTTTGTGAAATCCCGGAAATTCATCTTCACAGCCCCCAAGAGTCGGGTATGTTGAAGTAAGCAGATTCGAAAACAATTACGAACGGGTCTCGCGTTTCTGGGTCAGACGCGATAACCCTTCGACGAATCATAACTGGGCAGTGACGACCGGCGGCGACTTCTTTCATCGCGGGCGATTTCTATATTTCTTGCATCTGCGGTGTCTGCTGCGCGGTCGGTCCGGCTGGTGAAATTGTTACGACTGAATGTGCCAAGGTGGGCAGGGAGACTGACAACGGAATGGCCGATTCATCCAACGAGGAGGACCATGATGTTCAAATTTTGCACGATTACTCCTGCCACACTTTTGCAGAAAGGGAGACCGGCGGCAGTCGCGGTCTGTTGCTTGCTGCTGTGCTCGGCAGTTTCGGCACAGGCCGCAGAGTTGACTTGGGCAGAAAAGATGTTCGACCGGCTGAATCAGGATTTTGGCACGGTTCCCAAAGGCTCGGTTGCCAAGGCGCGGATTAAGATCACCAGTCATTGGCGGGATGATACGCACATTGCCGATGTCCGCACGACCTGCGGGTGCTCTGCTGCTGAGCCGGAAAGAACGACGCTCAAAAGCAACGAATCGACGTACATCGAAATCACGATGAATACGCACAAGTTTTCGCACCGCAAGAACTCGAATGTGATCGTGACCTTCGACAAACCACAGCGGGCTGAAGTGCGGATTCCGATCACGGCATTCATTCAACCAGACATCATCCTCGCGCCGGGGAGTGTGAATTTCGGGACGGTCGATTATGGAACGGGATGGCGACAAAAGGTGCAGGTTTCTCATGCACGTTCGCCCAACTGGAA from Symmachiella dynata encodes:
- a CDS encoding twin-arginine translocase TatA/TatE family subunit, with protein sequence MFLPGPMELLIIAAIFLMLIGVPLLIAVLVIYLVKSTKPPGGDDRHG
- a CDS encoding fucose isomerase; this encodes MAAYTISKPTKKPKLKKNQVQLIASGDLRLSANQNCWEAQEQMEAALTQAVEAAGYEIVRAHPYDETEKHGFIGSQKQGMQVFENIDPHAPLIVAEAVWQYSHHVLSGLATHQGPILTVANWSGTWPGLVGMLNLNGSLTKAGVEYSTLWSEDFTDKYFTTRLKKWLTNGTCRHATKHVKPLKRVKISGKERKLGESLAAQMQSEKAIMGVFDEGCMGMFNAIIPDHLLNPTGLYKERLSQSALYHESTQVKDAEAKAVRKWMEDKGMTFHTGPTHETDLTDDQIHKQCQMYIAAVRIADDFGCDCIGIQYQQGLKDLLPASDLVEGTLNNQDRPPVTSRDGKRELYAGEAIPHFNEVDECAGLDSLITYRVHKAMGQPVENTLHDIRWGDHDATGKVDDYIWVLLISGAAPPAHFIGGWKGADGLRQVPMYFPAGGSTLRGISKPGEIIWSRIYVEDDRLKMDLGRGGVVKLSKKETERRWNETTPQWPIMHAVTYGTSRDQMMARHKSNHIQVAYAKSAADADKALLAKASMAAELGIEVALCGTRADGKEW
- a CDS encoding ribulokinase; protein product: MNQPAHVALGLDFGTESVRALLTDLNGNELASAVVPYEHGQITETLPGTDEKLPADFAFQHPSDWIEASAQAVRDAVAAAGLTGDEIIGIGVDFTSCTMLPALSDGTPLCLVPQWAAEKFAWPKLWKHHGAKTQTEKINELARARNEPWLARYGGIIGLEWFFPKMLETLEEAPAVYEATEVWLEAGDWYVWQLVDSPADKLPRSTCQAGYKGMWHSHDGFPSREFFAALHPKLENVVAEKMPGQFLAPGEAAGTLCASIAEKFGLPAGIPVSAATIDAHAGVPGAGAAGAGTLVMVMGTSSCHMLNADAEQNVPGVAGIVEGGILPGFFGYETGQAAVGDAFDWLRRTTGHDNFDQLTAQAATMPPGAEGVLCMDWFNGCRTPLMDGGLRGAFVGLTMNHGAGHMYRALMEGSAFGVRWIVDLLRENGVPVTCIVATGGLPHHNPLLVQIYADVLGLPITVHPSKQGPALGAAILGVLAADTDRKHFATTADAIAAMAGPRADDPSRAAKIVEPEADAQAAYENIYQRYRKLADVLVAENL
- a CDS encoding DNA topoisomerase I — its product is MGYFFRYLFKLPPARAAVRFLLGVIAIPTFRLFLRKVVRLQDLDAELEKDLEQWFRASLVLLAVTANMEHLMFDWITGEHTRIDLDWLVLGGRILIAVGVIETMPDQELFAIIYPGPPHLKFRRGQILSTVKEHWRPYIRGLICQHINRSSPVFAIMSAIFSGPAGWVFYVLAIIQYLIIGLVTSRDHAMSVLSEFDKQVTNRRRELIEEFHLDESDTQVAPPEEQTTAEEAPPPDGTASDKTAQQPAPEPTRDSSP
- a CDS encoding ATP-grasp domain-containing protein translates to MPNFASVPVQHYQWAGLDFMFDADGTPVLLEANRCSHMLWEYLLLYKNDMPFRHTAEVLNAADGPTCLMWRRNDPLPDADEDACWIAGHLRLHLDRELVICHVEDNQQDSHELLTRKGNRVRPGSIFRWWYDLPWSYERSGVRVINPNAAWVAVRDKLDCYTALKSATSFRVPRSFAVETPSEAAAILSAHPNLFERGYVIKPRVGFGGHGVQVADPHDPPQSFFGNHLLSERIIPQLRDGNFWDVRLFVMAGRYLGGVLRTSPGAVTNVFQGGTPQRLDDETAAALQAPALEAVQLLDAAAEAVHCLPHPPATDLTNVEY
- a CDS encoding 7-cyano-7-deazaguanine synthase, which encodes MSNTLECPIVVLLGGGVESTSLVSRFLSQQRRVVPVHVHCGLIWDDVETLFVQQLCQAHASDNLDPLIQFQIPLAGWLDNHWAVTGNNIPRAGARSHDLEIPLRNLMLLSFALPKVAHLPDFQCALGTTADNSFRDGSRAYFDSAQELLSLEAGRPIEILTPYIQMTKTDVIRETDRDTLAHSFSCVDPRDNQHCGRCIKCGSRQQAFMAAGIDDPTVYADA
- a CDS encoding sulfatase — protein: MNNANTIRWTSVLLFLATLVFASPSMTKAADPAPARPNILWIVVDDMSANFSCYGETLIETPHVDQLAREGVQFNRAFVTAPVCSTCRSAFITGMYQTAIGAHHHRSGRGEEKIHLPPGVEPIPLLFQRAGYYTTISGWPIRPNRLGKTDYNFEWDRSMYDGSDWANRKPGQPFFAQIQLPGGKLRGGTRQSAQKFAQKAKQKFGSKTDPADVKLPPYYPDTPVQREDWAAYLDSVLETDRVVGEIIARLKEEGVLDQTLVLFMTDHGISHARGKQFLYEEGIHVPFILRGPGIAAGTIREDLIEHIDMAAISLAAAGIPLPETMQAQDVLAEDYQPREAIFAARDRCDETVEHLRCVRTDRFKYIRNYLPQRPHLQPCAYKDHKSILIDLRRAFAAGELNDIQKQLFAPTRPPEELYDLENDPHEIHNLAGDAKFATPLADMRNRLDDWIVRTNDHGRNPESEAMYDSDMELYLDTRRRRGSIEDLQELQDNIQQMKRWAAEGK
- a CDS encoding DUF4349 domain-containing protein, which codes for MVRPCAMWCLLLLTGCGAAEGIDKKPAVAVAPARGDKVAADEGDLAQRGQLERKIIYRADMDIVVEDFSGVPAQVQAIIRRLDAFVADAQVSGTANVPRHAYWTIRIPAEKFEEFLVASRLLGEVRSESQTAQDVSEKFYDLQARLANQQQEEQRLKELLDQHSGKLEEILAVEREISRVRGEVEQLQGQLRVLSDLTAYSTVTLRFEEISNYAPVQSASFTTRIERTWSSSIESFSELAQSIVLAVVFVAPWICVLAIPLVAITVFLKWIRRKPVSM
- a CDS encoding DUF1573 domain-containing protein; its protein translation is MMFKFCTITPATLLQKGRPAAVAVCCLLLCSAVSAQAAELTWAEKMFDRLNQDFGTVPKGSVAKARIKITSHWRDDTHIADVRTTCGCSAAEPERTTLKSNESTYIEITMNTHKFSHRKNSNVIVTFDKPQRAEVRIPITAFIQPDIILAPGSVNFGTVDYGTGWRQKVQVSHARSPNWKVRSAHTDNEHLDVTVTPNANGKPGYEVSVLLKPTAPVGDFRDQVVLETVGGESSQVTVLVEGKIAPDVIVSPQTASVGKLHPGDKKTVQFVVRGKKAIMIEKITSGADESAFAWQSPTDEKNVHVIPIHLKGDSPMGKFVEEFDVRIAGRSEPVHFKVYGEIAATE